The Lodderomyces beijingensis strain CBS 14171 genome assembly, chromosome: 4 genome has a window encoding:
- a CDS encoding mitochondrial 37S ribosomal protein bS6m, with the protein MYYELFAIARITDPLHVTKEATKIASTVGKLILNNRGVIRDITSLGARPLPKIVSREQERHFQGYNFIIGFDSSSNVQAQLLRTLRKDPRILRASMKKHDLTKSLNPGTSLEQALR; encoded by the coding sequence ATGTACTACGAACTATTTGCTATAGCCCGTATCACGGATCCGTTGCATGTTACAAAGGAAGCCACCAAGATTGCCTCGACAGTTGgtaagttgatcttgaacaacagagGCGTCATCAGGGACATAACGAGCTTAGGCGCAAGACCACTACCCAAGATAGTCTCcagagaacaagaacggCACTTTCAAGGAtacaacttcatcatcggGTTTGATTCCTCGAGTAATGTGCAAGCGCAATTGTTGAGAACATTGCGAAAAGACCCGAGAATCCTAAGGGCCAGTATGAAGAAACacgacttgaccaagagtTTGAATCCGGGGACATCTTTGGAACAGGCCCTTAGGTGA
- a CDS encoding mitochondrial 54S ribosomal protein bL34m, whose product MLQHILKAQLSNVFRQPGHIPRLTQALPRQLSLTQPATPTISPLQSLLGLVQRRYKSRGNTYQPNTLKRKRTFGFLARLRTKGGQKVLARRRAKGRWFLTH is encoded by the coding sequence ATGTTGCAACATATCCTCAAAGCACAGCTCAGCAACGTGTTTAGACAGCCCGGTCATATTCCGCGGCTTACACAAGCGCTCCCTCGGCAGCTCTCACTCACCCAGcctgcaacaccaactaTTTCACCGTTACAGTCGTTGCTCGGCCTTGTGCAAAGGAGATACAAATCCAGAGGAAACACGTACCAGCCAAATACGTTGAAGCGGAAAAGAACATTTGGCTTTTTGGCCAGACTCAGAACAAAAGGCGGTCAAAAGGTGCTTgccagaagaagagcaaaaggaaGATGGTTTTTGACTCACTAG